A window of Pedococcus aerophilus contains these coding sequences:
- a CDS encoding tyrosine-type recombinase/integrase — protein MTLEDLRAFERACSGRYAELIRVLGLCGLRWGELAGLQVADRVAIPGPGLRLQRAVLASSSDGSLYVDTLKGRRSRTVPLPAEVQPVIEAWAEGKTGDDWLFHAPAGGPLSESNWKRSVGWRRACAEIGRPGLRPHDLRHSCASIWLGAGADPKVVQRVLGHASAAMTMDLYGHLIDQNLWEAAERIGGNTGARDISRDMGKAPSTGVVGA, from the coding sequence CTGACGCTCGAGGACCTACGCGCCTTCGAACGAGCCTGCTCGGGCCGGTATGCCGAGCTGATCCGGGTTCTGGGCCTGTGCGGTCTGCGGTGGGGCGAGCTCGCTGGGCTCCAGGTCGCCGATCGAGTGGCCATCCCCGGTCCTGGGCTGCGCCTTCAACGGGCGGTGCTAGCGAGTAGCAGCGACGGAAGTCTGTACGTCGACACATTGAAGGGTCGACGGAGCAGGACCGTTCCCTTGCCGGCCGAGGTCCAGCCCGTAATCGAGGCCTGGGCTGAGGGGAAGACCGGCGATGACTGGTTGTTCCACGCGCCGGCAGGTGGGCCACTGAGCGAGTCGAACTGGAAGCGCTCGGTGGGGTGGCGCCGGGCGTGCGCCGAGATCGGCCGACCGGGTCTGCGACCGCACGACCTGCGGCACAGCTGCGCCTCGATCTGGTTGGGTGCGGGGGCAGACCCCAAGGTCGTCCAGCGGGTCCTGGGGCATGCGTCGGCCGCGATGACGATGGACCTCTACGGGCACCTCATCGACCAGAACCTCTGGGAGGCCGCCGAAAGGATCGGGGGCAACACGGGGGCACGTGACATTTCAAGGGACATGGGAAAGGCCCCCTCGACTGGCGTCGTGGGGGCCTGA
- a CDS encoding alpha/beta hydrolase, with protein sequence MTSRARVLVAAAAITAVSLSGCSLLGGDDAAPTTSSTAAATPPAGSEALASYYGQQLAWAKCQIGECAKLKVPLDYAAPDGDQIEISVLRMKATKSKDRIGSLVVNPGGPGGSGVDYAQAADFIVGKPVRQRFDVVGFDPRGVQRSQPVDCLPDAQMDDFLGQDPTPDDATEAAEFAASGKEFAQGCQQRTGALVSHVSTVDAAKDMDILRSALGDEQLNFLGKSYGTFLGATYAGLFPKLVGRFVLDGVLPPDITSAEVSKGQAEGFERATRAYAADCVDEGDCPLGGSVDEVMSGLRGLLTRLDQQPVPMQDGRLNQLTEGWAATGIAQAMYDQGSWGTLTDALTDVVRRNDGTELMKLADQYAQRNQNGAYAGNLLEAFYAISCLDNPDSADPDVYAQRAADNAKVAPTWGPFLAWGSLVCGQWPVKAAEGGGGPQKISAEGSGPIVVVGTTRDPATPYEWSVRLRDQLSNASLITFDGDGHTAYARSNGCIDDAINDYFTDGTVPKDGTKC encoded by the coding sequence ATGACTTCTCGCGCACGGGTGCTGGTGGCCGCGGCCGCCATCACGGCGGTCAGCCTGTCGGGGTGCTCGCTCCTCGGCGGCGACGACGCCGCACCCACCACGTCCTCGACCGCGGCCGCCACACCACCGGCGGGGTCCGAGGCGCTCGCCTCGTACTACGGCCAGCAGCTCGCCTGGGCCAAGTGCCAGATCGGGGAGTGCGCCAAGCTCAAGGTGCCGCTCGACTACGCGGCGCCCGACGGCGACCAGATCGAGATCTCCGTGCTGCGGATGAAGGCGACGAAGTCCAAGGACCGGATCGGGTCCCTCGTCGTGAACCCCGGCGGTCCGGGCGGGTCCGGTGTCGACTACGCGCAGGCCGCCGACTTCATCGTGGGCAAGCCGGTGCGCCAGCGGTTCGACGTCGTGGGCTTCGACCCGCGGGGGGTGCAGCGCTCGCAGCCGGTGGACTGCCTCCCGGACGCGCAGATGGACGACTTCCTCGGCCAGGACCCGACGCCGGACGACGCCACCGAGGCCGCGGAGTTCGCCGCGTCCGGCAAGGAGTTCGCGCAGGGGTGCCAGCAGCGGACGGGTGCGCTCGTCAGCCACGTGTCCACGGTCGACGCCGCCAAGGACATGGACATCCTGCGCTCGGCGCTCGGTGACGAGCAGCTCAACTTCCTCGGGAAGTCCTACGGCACCTTCCTCGGCGCGACGTACGCCGGGCTGTTCCCGAAGCTGGTGGGGCGGTTCGTCCTCGACGGCGTCCTCCCGCCCGACATCACCTCGGCCGAGGTCTCCAAGGGTCAGGCCGAGGGCTTCGAGCGGGCCACGCGGGCGTATGCCGCGGACTGCGTCGACGAGGGCGACTGCCCCCTCGGCGGCTCGGTCGACGAGGTGATGTCCGGGCTGCGGGGCCTGTTGACCAGGCTGGACCAGCAGCCGGTCCCGATGCAGGACGGCAGGCTCAACCAGCTCACCGAGGGCTGGGCCGCCACCGGCATCGCCCAGGCGATGTACGACCAGGGTTCGTGGGGCACGCTCACCGATGCGCTGACCGACGTGGTCCGCCGCAACGACGGCACCGAGCTGATGAAGCTCGCCGACCAGTACGCCCAGCGCAACCAGAACGGCGCCTACGCCGGCAACCTGCTCGAGGCGTTCTACGCCATCTCCTGCCTCGACAACCCCGACAGCGCGGACCCGGACGTCTACGCCCAGCGCGCTGCGGACAACGCCAAGGTGGCCCCGACGTGGGGGCCGTTCCTCGCCTGGGGCTCGCTGGTCTGCGGCCAGTGGCCGGTCAAGGCCGCCGAGGGCGGGGGAGGCCCGCAGAAGATCTCGGCCGAGGGCAGCGGGCCGATCGTCGTCGTGGGCACGACGCGGGACCCGGCTACGCCGTACGAGTGGTCGGTCCGTCTTCGAGACCAGCTGTCGAACGCCAGCCTCATCACCTTCGACGGCGACGGGCACACGGCCTATGCGCGGTCCAACGGCTGCATCGACGACGCGATCAACGACTACTTCACAGACGGCACGGTCCCGAAGGACGGGACGAAGTGCTGA
- a CDS encoding DNA polymerase III subunit delta', with protein sequence MTVWRDVIGQDSAVATLQRAAAEPASMTHAWLLTGPPGSGRSVAARAFAAALQCPNGGCGECRECRTALDGTHADVDVVATEGLSLKVSVIRDLVQLAALRPSVGKWRIIIIEDADRLTAFSDAPANALLKALEEPTPRTVWILCAPSLEDIIITIRSRSRHVRLRTPPVEAVAELLHRRDGIEMPMALYAARAAQSHVGLARRLARDEGARIRRRDVIALAGRIHGVGDAVGAAADLVSIADEESSAAATERDVAEKQRLMEMLGADPSARTQPPHIRSQISSLEKEQKARATRHSRDVLDRSLVDLLSVYRDALVVHSGAGLGLVNQDSLREVQALARSMSPEQLLGAMDAIGTARERIGLNVAPLLALEAMAITLRVPR encoded by the coding sequence GTGACCGTATGGCGCGACGTCATCGGCCAGGACTCCGCCGTCGCCACGCTCCAGCGTGCGGCGGCCGAGCCTGCCTCGATGACCCATGCTTGGCTGCTCACCGGGCCGCCCGGGTCCGGTCGCTCGGTGGCTGCACGCGCTTTCGCCGCGGCGCTCCAGTGCCCCAACGGAGGGTGCGGCGAGTGCCGCGAGTGCCGGACCGCCCTCGACGGCACGCACGCCGACGTCGACGTGGTCGCCACCGAAGGGCTCTCGCTCAAGGTCTCGGTCATCCGCGACCTCGTCCAGCTCGCTGCGCTGCGTCCCTCGGTGGGGAAGTGGCGGATCATCATCATCGAGGACGCCGACCGCCTCACCGCCTTCTCCGACGCCCCCGCCAACGCGCTGCTCAAAGCCCTCGAGGAGCCGACACCGCGGACCGTGTGGATCCTCTGCGCGCCCTCGCTGGAGGACATCATCATCACGATCCGCTCGCGTTCGCGGCACGTGCGCCTGCGCACGCCTCCCGTGGAGGCGGTCGCCGAGCTGCTGCACCGGCGCGACGGCATCGAGATGCCGATGGCCCTGTATGCCGCGCGGGCGGCCCAGAGCCACGTCGGCCTCGCCCGCCGGTTGGCCCGTGACGAGGGCGCGCGCATCCGACGCCGCGACGTCATCGCCCTCGCCGGCCGGATCCACGGGGTCGGCGACGCGGTCGGCGCAGCCGCGGACCTGGTGTCCATCGCCGACGAGGAGTCATCTGCCGCGGCCACCGAGCGCGACGTCGCCGAGAAGCAGCGCCTCATGGAGATGCTCGGGGCCGACCCGTCGGCACGCACCCAGCCGCCCCACATCCGCAGCCAGATCTCCTCCCTCGAGAAGGAGCAGAAGGCGCGGGCCACCCGGCACTCCCGCGACGTCCTGGACCGCTCGCTGGTCGACCTCCTCTCCGTCTACCGGGATGCCCTCGTCGTGCACAGCGGCGCCGGGCTCGGCCTCGTCAACCAGGACAGCCTCCGCGAGGTGCAGGCGCTCGCCCGGTCGATGAGCCCGGAGCAGCTGCTCGGCGCGATGGACGCCATCGGCACAGCCCGGGAGCGGATCGGGTTGAACGTCGCCCCGCTGCTGGCCCTCGAGGCGATGGCGATCACGCTGCGCGTGCCCCGCTGA
- the tmk gene encoding dTMP kinase has translation MTDGLFIAFEGGDGAGKSTQVSLLREALETAGRTVVVTRQPGGTDLGHQIRDLVLHGAHVAPRAEALLFAADKAHHVDQLIRPALDRGEVVLTDRYTDSSVAYQGAGRDLGAEEIHDLNMWAVDGLVPDLTVIVDISAQEGRRRRGDVHDRLESEADAFHEAIRAHFLAMAQGNPQRYLVVDGTLPADEIHAAVVDRLRSTGVLP, from the coding sequence GTGACGGACGGACTCTTCATCGCCTTCGAGGGTGGCGACGGCGCGGGCAAGTCGACCCAGGTGTCGCTGCTCCGCGAGGCGCTCGAGACCGCCGGCCGCACCGTCGTCGTCACCCGACAGCCGGGCGGCACCGACCTCGGCCACCAGATCCGTGACCTCGTCCTCCACGGTGCCCACGTCGCCCCCCGTGCCGAGGCCCTCCTCTTCGCCGCCGACAAGGCCCACCACGTCGACCAGCTGATCCGCCCGGCCCTCGACCGGGGCGAGGTCGTGCTGACCGACCGCTACACCGACTCCTCCGTCGCCTACCAGGGCGCGGGCCGCGACCTCGGTGCCGAGGAGATCCACGACCTCAACATGTGGGCGGTGGACGGTCTGGTCCCCGACCTCACGGTCATCGTGGACATCTCGGCGCAGGAGGGCCGCCGCCGCCGCGGCGACGTCCACGACCGCCTCGAGTCCGAGGCCGACGCCTTCCACGAGGCGATCCGGGCGCACTTCCTCGCCATGGCGCAGGGCAACCCGCAGCGGTACCTCGTCGTCGACGGAACGCTCCCCGCGGACGAGATCCACGCCGCCGTCGTCGATCGGCTCCGCTCGACCGGGGTGCTGCCGTGA